In the genome of uncultured Celeribacter sp., the window GCAGGATCGGCGGGATGATCTGATCGAGTTTGCGCTGGAACATGAGGCGCTGACCACACGCGAGCTGGCCGTCAAATATACCGATGAGACGCGGTATTTTGTCTCTGAATCATCGGCTTATCGTATCTTGAAAGCCGCTGATCTGATTACTGCGCCGGACTAAAGCGTTTTTCAAAAAACTTGAGGCACTCAATTTTTGAAAAACGCAGCAAGATCAATTCAGTGTCGCAACGTTTTTCGCTCAATCTGATTCAGATTAAACGAAAAACGCTTTATGTGGTGATCAAGGCTGCCGATGAGGTCACGGACAAGACCACCGCCATCAACCAGATGTGGCAGACCGACTTTACCTACTTCAAGATCATCGGGTGGGGCTGGTATTATCTCAGCACCATCCTCGACGACGACAGCCGCTACATCATCGCCTGGAAGCTCTGCACAAACATGCGTGCTGAGGATGTCACCAACACGATCGAGCTGGCGCTTCAGGCATCGGGCTGCGACCAGGCCGTGGTCCGGCACAAACCTCGTCTGCTCAGCGAGCGAGCTATTGAGGCGCCATTGGTTCGAGCCCAATGGCGAGCGGTTCCTGCGACATCTCTGGCGATCTGGCCAAATGGCTGGAGGGTCAGAAGATGCATCATGTCCACGGTGCGCCATTCCACCCGCAAACTCAGGGCAAGATCGAGCGCTGGCATCAGACCATGAAGAACCGAGTTCTGCTGGAAAATTACTACCTGCCCGGTGATCTTGAGCGCCAGATCGGGGCCTTCGTCGAATATTACAACAACCAGCGATACCACGAGAGCTTGAACAACGTCACACCCGCCGACGTCTACTTCGGCCGAGACAAATCCATTCTGAGAGAAAGAGAAAAGATCAAGAAACAGACGATCCAACAACGCCGCTTGCAACATCAAAAGCAAGCAGCATAATCAATCACGCAACCGAACCAGAGCCTCCAATGTTCAAGCCGCTCTGATGTCCCATTTTATATGACGACAGACAGTCACTGTCCGAAGAGTTTCCGCCTCCGCCACGAAGCAGTCCGCATGCGATCCACAAGAGATAGGCGGAACCAGCAAGGGTCATCGGCCACGTGAGTGCCAAGACCCACTCGGTTCCGATCAGCATCCCGCTTCCGACAATCACGAGCAGCGCAAGGAAGCTGGCGGTCGTACCACTTACGAAGCGCAGAGCCCGTGGCGCTCCATGCCTCGCGCCCGTCATTGCGCCGATGATATTGACCGGGCCCGGCGTCGCCGAGGATGCCAGCGCAAAGCCGCACATGGCCAACAGCGTCTCCAGCGGCGGCATCAGCGCAGCAACGGCAGGTTACCACAGATCCGGTCCACAGCCTTTCGAGGCCCGGCCAGCAGGATTGCCTGAGGCGCGTGACCCGCCAGCGGCGCAGCAGCGATGCGCGCGGAATAATCCGCATAGTCGTGGGCCTCGAAGGCTGCGCGCATGTAAGCCAGCCGCAGCGGAAGGTCAGATGCGGCGGCAAACAGCATCGGCAGGTCGGCCGCCGAGGCACCGAGCACCGGAAGCGCAACCGTCGTGATCCCGCCCAGCACCTGACCGTCCCTCGTGGTGGTGTTGGCACCGACCAGCTCGGGGCGCAGTTGCCCCAGGCTCATGCCCAGGACGGCGGCGAAATTGGCCTTCAGGCCGGTGGGCAGGGTTTCGTCCAAAATGAGAACAGGTTTCTGTGACATAGCTGTATCCTTTTTGGGACCTGCCATGTCACACTGGTTGCCAGGTTGGATTGGACGAAATTGACCTTTAGTGCCGGATCAGAGCGCCCGGCGTCACACCGTAGTGGCGACGGAACTGCCGGATCAGATGCGCCTGATCGCAGAAGCCGGCAGCAATGGCTGCCTCGGCGGCAGGCGTGCCGTCCAGCAGCAGGCGGCGTGCCAGATCGACGCGCGCCCGCAGCACATGGCCATGCGGCGACAGGCCCGTGGCTCTGGTGGTGCTGCGGATCAGGTAGGACGGATTTAATCCAACCTGCTCGGCCAGATCGGACAGGCTCAGGCTCTCGCTGTCCGCGACACCGGCCTCGATCCGCTCCAGCAGGGCGCGAATGGCGGCGGGTTCGTGACCCGACTGCCGCAATTCGGCACCGCCGTAATGCGCGAAAGCCTGTGCCAGCACCGCATGCACGGCCTCTTCAGCCTCCAGTCGGCCAGCATATTCTGTCGGATTGTTGAGGCTCCGCGACAACCGCGCCAGTGCCCTCGTCAGCTTCAACCCTCGATCCTGCGGAGCGATCTCGGCAAAGCCCCGCAAGTCACGCAGACCGAGCACCGCGCGCACCGCCGTCTCCGGAGCATAAAGCATATTGTATCGCACACGTCCTGCCGCTGCGCGGCCGGTATGGGGTTCATCGGGGTTCATTAGCGATAGCGACCCGGCGGGCAGCACCATGCTTTCACCCCGGCATTGGTATCCACCCGCGCCCTCTCCGATCGCACCGATGGCAAAGCCTTCATGAGCGTGGCGGGCGAAAGTCTGATTGCTGAATGAGGCTTCAAAAAGTTCGATGCCGTGAAACCAGCCCAGATGGTGATAGCGATTGCGCTGCATAAAGACGCTATATAGTCGATCCACCTCACCGTGAAAGGCCGCAATGGGCTGATTTTGTTGAAAAACTCTATCACGGCACCTGACAGGCAATTATTGTAGGAAAATGTTCTAAAGGCATTTCAAAGTAGCCAAAAATACGGCGTCAGGCACGTGAATTGAGAACATTGTTCTGCATTTCGGGGAGCGCTGAGAGCCTCAAGGACTTTTTCAACACAATCGGCTCGGAGCTGCCCTGCGGCGGCGCAGTGGGCTGGTCACCTGCCTGGACGGCTGAAGGTGCTTCCATTGGTGGCCGCAGGCAGCCCTTTTGAGACATTCGCACCAGGCCCAGCACGCACTCCGCTGCAGACGCGAAATGTCCGAGGCGTTTTCCCTAAAGCGGCCCTTCGTCGGCCCCGGTGAACGCTCCCCAATGCTGCGACCAGCACAAGCGTCTGCGAAGCGCAGATAGCGCACTTTGCAAAGTCTGGGGATCTGCCTGCCGGGTAGTGTGCCCATGCTGCACAGGCAACGGAGGAGCAGACCTTCGCCGCAGGTGCAGCCACAAACCACCATCGAACGGAAGGGATGCGGGACAAAGCACCAATTCGCCGCAAAGGCCAAAGGGCAGCTTTCGGCACATTGCGTCTGCAGCGAAATGCCTCAACGGAGATAGCCGCCTTTTGCGGCGGGTGCGAACTTCAATCCTTCTGATGGCGAAAGTGGACATTCAATCAAGTGGCCAAGCCGAGATTCGGCTGATCAGCAAAGAGTCGAGACCGAGCATGTTTTGCGCCTGATACACGACAGCCTGAATACACCGCGATTGGTAAATGTGGCCTCCGGCCGGCGCCTTTCATTTCGGCTTTGGGCGCTGCAAGTCTAACGCACTTTCTGCCCCATAGAACACGTCTATCGCTGCCTGCCGGACCGCGCAACGAAGGCGCCGACAAGGATCAGAGGTCCCGCAAGAAGAAAGGCCAAACTGGGCACTTCGGCGAAGAAAGCGAACCCGAGCGCAACGGCCCAGAGAACCGACATATATTCGAACGGCGCCAGAGCAGAGGCTTCCGCATGACGGAAGGACAGCGTCATCAGGATATGGGCGAGCCCGCCCGCGAGGCCGGTTCCGATCAGCAGCGCAAGACTCGCGGCACCCGGCCAGACCCATCCCCACGGAAGGGTCGCGAGGCCGCAGATGGCGGAAACGACTGCGAACCAGAAGGCGATGGCACCAGCGCTTTCGCCCAGCAGCGTCAACCGGCGGACCTGGATCAGCGCGCCCGCCGTCAGCATGGCCGTCACCAGCCCAAGGGTAACGCCCAGCCCGCCTGCATCGGGCAAGACGCCGGCAAAGGCTGGCAGGCAGAACGCGGCTACTCCGGCAAGGCCGAGCACCACGCCGCCGATCCGCCGTGTATTCAGCCGCTCTTTGAGAACAACCCAGCCCAACAGCGCGAGCAATACGGGTGACAGGTAGGATAGCATGGTCGCCTCCGCCAGCGGCAGAAGTCGGATCGTCGCAAAGGAGGTGAACATCGCCAGGGCGCCCATCAGGCAGCGGGCCACATGACCGAACGGCCGGGTGGTCAGAAGCCCCCGGGGCCAGCCGCCGCTCCACCACAAGAACAGCACCAGCGGCAACAGGGCCACGGCAGAGCGGAAGAACACGATCTGCCCCAAGGGCACGGTGTCGCCAAGAGCCTTTACACAAAGCCCCATGAGCGCAAAGGCGATCGTCGACAGGATGCGCAATGTGATCCCGAAGGTTTCATTTGTTGCGGGAGGCGCCACGACGGTGGATGGTGCTTTGGATGCGGCATGCGTCATTCCGCGCTGAACCGGATATGCGGACGGTCGGAGCCCGGCGTTACGACGATATGAGCCCTGACATTGAACACGTCGCTCAGGGTATCTTGAGTCAACACGGCGTCGGGCGTGCCGCAGGCACGCACCGTCCCTGCCTCGAGTACGACTATGCGGTCGCAGAACATCGCGGCGAGATTGAGGTCGTGCAGGGCGATTATGCTGGTGAGGTCCAGATCGCGGACCATGCGCAGGATCTCGATCTGGTGGTGAATATCAAGGTGGTTCGTTGGTTCGTCCAGGAACAGCACCTGTGGAGTCTGCGCCAAAGCACGGGCGATATGCACGCGCTGACGCTCGCCCCCCGACAAGGTCTGCCATGCCTGCCTCTTGCGCGATGCCATGTCGACGCGATCGAGCGCATGGGCCACGGCAGCCTCATCACCCTCGGACCAGCCTGCAAGGGCAGATCTGTGCGGCGTCCGGCCAAGCCGCACCACATCCGCCACGGTGACACTGGTTTCGGTGGCCGCGCTTTGCTGGACAAAGGCGACCTGCCTCGACAGCGCCTTGCGCGAGACCTGCGCAATGTCCTGCCCATGGATCTCAACCCGCCCAGACATGGGGCGCTTCAACCCAGCCAGCAGCCGTAACAGGGACGACTTGCCCGATCCGTTGGGGCCGATCAGCCCAAGCGTTTCGCCACGCCCGACCGTGAACGACACATCTGACACGATGGTTCGGCGCCTGACGCTCCATATCAGGCTTTCGGCGACAACGCTCATGTCTGTGGCCTCGCACGATAAAGTATGATGGCAAAGAAGGGCACACCGACCAGCGCCGTGACAACTCCGATGGGCACCGTCTGCTGTGTCGCGATCATGCGAGAAGTGATGTCGGCAAGCACCATGAAGACCGCGCCCACCATGGCGCAGGCCGGCAGCAGCCGCATGTGCAACGGCCCCACGACGTACCGTGCCGCATGGGGTACAACCAGACCGACAAAGCCTATGGCACCGACCATGCTCACGATCGTCGCCGTCAAAAGCGCAGTCACGCCGAACAGCACGATGCGGATGCGGGCCACTGGCACACCAAGCGACGCCGCGTCCTCATCCCCGAAGGTGAAGGCATCCAGAGACCGCGCCATCCAGATGCAGATCGCAAGGCAGACGATCACGACGCAGATTAAGAGCTGAAAATCCGGCCAGCGCACCCCACCAAAGCTGCCCAAGAGCCAGAACATCACGTCCCGCGCCTGCTGCGCATTGCCCGAGGTCGTAACGATGTACGAGGTCAGAGCGTTGAACAGCTGCGAGGCCGCAACCCCGGCGAGGATCGTGTGGTTCGGCCCGCTCGTCGCGCCATTGGACAGAAGCGCCACGAGCGCAAAGGCGGCGAAAGCCCCGGCGAAGGCCCCAAGCGATAGCGACAGGCTGCCCGCGCCGATCCCCAGCACGATGACGCAGACCGCCCCGGTCGAGGCGCCCGCCGAGACGCCCAGCACGAAAGGCTCGGCCAGCGCGTTGCGCAGAAGCGCCTGCAGGATCGCTCCGCAGATCGCCAGACCCGCGCCGGCAAGCGCCGCGATCAGCGCGCGACTCAGGCGCAGGTTCCAGACGACGCTTTGTTCGATGGGCGCGATCTCGGCGCCGGTAAGGCCCAGTTCGTTGGTCACGGACAGGAAGACCGTCCGCAAGGGGATGTTATAATCGCCAATCGCCGTCGCGGCGGCGACGGCGAAGATCAAGACGATCAGGGACAGGCAAAGCAAGAGGGCGAGCCGCGCGGCACCACCCTCTGTCGTGTCTGAGGTCATCACGGAAGATCAAGCTCCTTCAGCTGTTCTGCCACCTGCTCGGCACCATAAAGGGTGCGAATGCTGGGGTTCATCGCAGCGCCGCTCATCACAACGATCCGGCCATTTTTGACGACATCCATCTGGCTGACGGTGGGGTCCGACGTCAGGAAGTCGATCTTGTTCTCGGCCGAGTCCAGATCCCATCGATTGCGATCCACCTGCGCCACGACAAAGACCGTCGGGGCTGCGGCCATGATGCCTTCCCAGCCCACTGCGGGCCAGTCAGCCTCGGTCGTGATGGCGTTTGAGCCACCAAGGATGTCCGCAATGTAGCCCGACGGGCCGTTGCCGCCGCCAAGATAGGCATCGTCGGCGGGGGACGGGCTGGAGAACCAGAACAGGAAGGTCAGATCCTCGTTCTCCGCAAATTGTTCGCGCAGTGCCGCTTCGCGCGATTTGAAATCCGCGGTCAGTGCTTGCCCGCGGTCAGCGACGTCGAAGATCCGTGAGAGATCCTCGATCTCCTTGTAGAGCAGGTCCATGCTCCAAAGTTCATCACGCGAGCCGTAGGCATCGTTCGCGTCCAGCGTTGTGGAACAGGCACTTGGCGACAAATATGTCGGAATGCCCAGCGCCTCGAAATCAGACCGCTTGGCGACCTTGCTGTCGGGACCAAGCAGGGTGGTGAGCATGGCCGCCACGAAGTCCGGTTGGGTCGACAGCACCGATTCCAATGTCGGAAATTCCACTGTAAGCAATTCGACCTTGTCGTTGGCGTCGGCCAGTTCGGGCAACACCGAGTTGGGCCAGAAGGCGGTGGCGGCCATCCTGTCTTCGAGACCCAGCAACAGCATGATTTCAGCGCTGTTCTGACCCAAAGCCACAGCGTTCTGCGGCGCCTCGTCGAAGGTAACCGACTGGCCGCAATTCTCGATCGTCAGAGGATAGTCCGTCTGCGCCTGAACAGCAGCCGCTGACAACGCCAAAGCGGTTGAAAATGCAACGGTGTAGGTGGTGTTCATCAAAGATGATCTCTTACTTGAGTTGTTTTGTCGGAAATCGGGTACAAGCTTCACTCCGTAGATACAAGAGTGTTTTTATCGGAATTTCAGCAGCATTCTAAATTCGCAAGGCGATGCCAACGAACCCAAGCGATCAAGATCAGATCTCCCGCCCGAGGTCCAGTTGGCGGGCTTGACCATATCTGTGGGAAAGCTGATTTGTTCAAATGGTCGCTCCGAGCGACGGACACCGCACGTCCAGAATGAGGCCCGATGAAGGGCATCGGATCACCTTGGAAGACGGCACTGCGTTTGGGGACGACCGCTCTCCGGCTCCTCTTAGCACTGAATATCCGAGCGACACCCATATCCTGAGGACTGCGGCACTCATCGCCTACGCGACGATGTTGAAAAAGTGGGGTGCAGCCACTTCACGATACCGGCTGGCACAGGGCATCTGACTGGGAAGACAAGACCAGCCTGACCTGCCTGATCTGCGAAACGATGTCGAATGGTTCCGGCGCACCCGGCCTTCGCCACGTAAGGCGGCTTTCTCGCCCATAGACAGCCTCTCACCCGATGAGAATTGTCTGTCGTCATATAAAATGGGACATCAGAGCGGCTTGAACATTGGAGGCTCTGGTTCGGTTGTGTGATTAATTATGCGGCTTGTTTTTGATGTTGCAAGCGGCGTTGTTGGATTGTCTGTTTCTTGATCTTTTCTCTTTCTCTCAGAATGGCTTTGTCTCGGCCGAAGTAGACGTCGGCGGGAGTGACGTTGTTCAGGCTCTCGTGGTATCGCTGGTTGTTGTAATATTCGACGAAGGCCCCGATCTGGCGCTCAAGATCACCGGGCAGGTAGTAATTTTCCAGCAGAACTCGGTTCTTCATGGTCTGATGCCAGCGCTCGATCTTGCCCTGAGTTTGCGGGTGGAATGGCGCACCGCGGACATGATGCATCTTCTGACTGCATATTTCCAGCCCATTGCCGCGTGAATCCCAATAGAGGTGCCGCCCAGTCTTAATCGGATTGCGCAGCGCGCGGTTGCCATCTTGGAGCTGCGGTAGCAAGGGCAGGAAGCGCGGAGACTTCCAACTATCGCAGCGGTTTCTGCCTTTGCGGGTATGGGCTTCATTCCCGACGGAGCACGCGCCTCACGGTTGACATTTAATGCGCGACGCATTTCAAATGATTACAATTATTTAATTCGGGGGCGAATTTTGAACACATCATTACGAATGGGGAAACCCGTTCAAAAGCTTCACTTCTGTTCAAGCTTTATGACCCAACCGACGATGTGGAGCAGATCGTCGCCCTAGCCAAGGTGGCGCATTTGGAGAGTCGGTTTGGCTATATCCCCTTTTCCGCCGAGAAGGTCCGCAAGCTTGTCGAGACCTCGGCCAAGGACGAGAAGCGCCACGGTATCCTACTGGCCTATAAGAGCGAGCGTCTGGTTGGCATCGCCTATTGCTCGGTCGGGGAATATCACATCGGCACGGGCGCTTTGCTAACCACGATCCACAATCTCAATGTGGCAAAAGACATTCGCGACAGGCTCAATGGCGGGCGCGTGGCACTCGGGCTGTTCAAAGGCGTCGAGACATGGTCACAGGCGCGCGGTGCCAAGGAAGTGCTGTTCCACGTCACCTCCGGCGTCGATCTGGGCCGGGCGCATAAGCTGGCGAAACGGATGGGATATCAGTTCATTGGAGGGAGCTATGGGAAAGCCTACTAATACAGTTCTTGGGATAATTCTATTCGCTTTGACGGCGTGCGTTGAGTATGATGGGAATAGCCAAGATGATAGCGTGGCACTCAACAAAATTGTTAGCTGCAGCGCTGCCTTCTCGCCCTCAAAACAAGTTGAGACCTTGGGAAGCTACACACTGTGGGATGCAACAGAGGGCAAAGAAAGCGCGGGCCTTTTTTACATTACGTCAAAGCAAAGTGGCTGTATTCTTGGAGTTGAGCATACGCCAAACCCCACATTTGCACCAACGCCCCGTTTGTTCAGGGTAACCGAGATCATTGTACCGGATAACTATTTTGAAATTGGAGAGGACAGGTTCAGTCGTTTTGCCATTTCTTCCACTTTGGAGCGATCTCTTACCTCAAGATTTCTTGAAAGCTGCGAGCAGGAAGCACAACGCTCAGAATGCACGAAACAGGCCAAAAGCTGGATAGCGCAGGAAACGGCAACCCTCGCATTTCGAGTTGGAGGTGATGAATACAACATCGATCTCGTAAGCAACAAAGCGTATTTTCAGGGGGAAATTTTAGATGACTGAAAACATTTCTTATTCATCAGATATGGGCAATGAAATCGTTGACGCCGCTATTGATATGTTGAATACTGGCGAACTCAATTTTTCATTGTATTCGAGTAACGCTCGATACGCTTCTGCCTTGAAAAACGTCGAGGTTCGGCAGGGAGAAAAGGATTACGGCGTTGGAACTTGGGGATACGTTGATAAAGGTTCATATGATGCAACAGGTCTAACGTCCGGCATAATCTATACCTACCCAGATCATGCGGTTCACAATACTTTCTTCTCAAAGAATTTGGTGGGGAATACCGTTGGTCATTTGATCCATGAAACGCTCCACATGAGCACCGAGATTGACGCGCAACGCGCGGCAATTGTGGAACATTGAACCGCCCCGGTTTTACCGGAGACTGTTGATTTCGTATTTCAAGCTGCGATTTTGTCCGCTTGCAAGGTTTGTTTGTACTTCTCCTCTGCTTCGATTGGCGTGATGTAGCCAAGAGGTTCGAGCAGGCGCTCCTTGTTGAACCAATCGACCCATTGCAGGGTTTCCCATTCGACCTGATCTTTGGATTTCCACGGCCCCAGCCGGTTGATGACCTCGGTTTTGAACAGGCCGATGATAGTCTCGGCCAGCGCGTTGTCATAGCTGTCGCCAACGCTGCCGACGGATGGTTCCAGTCCCGCGTCTGCCAGCCTTTCAGTGTATTTGATCGACACATATTGGCTGCCGCGATCAGAATGATGGATCAGCCTCTCAGAAGGTCTGCGCGCATGGATTGCCTGTTCGAGCGCATCCAGAACAAATTGTGTGTCTTGTGTTGTAGATGCCTTCCAACCGACGATCCGGTTGGCAAAGGTATCAATGACGAACGCGACATAGACGAAACCGCGCCACGTCGAGACGAACGTGAAGTCTGACACCCAAAGCTCGTTTGGCTGAGAGGCCCTGAACTGGCGATTGACCTTGTCCAGCGGGCATTGACCCGCAGGCTGACCATAGGTCGTCTTGATCTTCTTGCCGCGCCTGACGCCTTGAATGCCGAGTTGCCGCATCAGGCGCTCAACCGTACAACGCGCGATATCAATCTTCTCGCGCTTCATTGCATACCACAGCTTTCGTGCGCCGTAGACAGACCGGTTTTTCGTCCAGACGTCCTTCATCTCCTTGCGCAGATAGGCATCGCGCTTAGCACGCCCAGAAGCCCGGTCAGGATCACGTTCAATGGCCAAGCGCTCATAGAAAGTCGAAGGGGCGATTTGCAGAACGCGGCAGATCGGCTCGACCCCATGCTCCCTACGAAAGTCTTTGATGAAGGCAATCATTTGCGAAACGGGCGGTCGAGCTCCGCCTGTGCAAAGTTGAACCCGTCACGCCACTGGTTCGAGTGACGGGTGAAACGCAGACGCCTTTTTGAGGATCTCATTGGCCTGGCGCAACTGTCGGTTCTCGCGCTCAAGTTCCTTGATGCGATCTCGCTCAGCCGTTGTCACGCCATCGCGTTTGCCGGTATCCGTTTCATGCTGCTTGACCCAGATGCGCAAGCTGTCCCTGCTGCACCCAACTTTCTGAGAGATCGACAATATTGCCGCCGATCTGCTCGCGTATTCGCTCTCGTGATCCAAAACCATCCGCACCGCTCGCGCGCGCAGTTCCTCTGGATAGCGTGTTCCGTTGTTCGTCTTTCCCATAACCCAGTATCCTTACTTCTGGGCCTCCGGCAAACAAGGGGCGGTTCACTCTGAACCGCACCGGGTTTGCCTGAGGCTCCAACTCTTGAGTAGGATGGAGCATTATGAACAAGACAACGAACCAATATACCCCTGAAGTACGCGAGCGAGCGGTTCGCATGGTTTTGGACAACGCCGGTCAGCATGAGAGCCGCTGGCAAGCGATCGTATCGATCTCGGCGAAGATAGGCTGTTCGACGAACACGCTGAATGACTGGGTCAAAAAGGCAGAGATTGATCGTGGCGACCGTGCTGGGGTCAGCACCGAGATGGCCGAGAAGATGAAGGCGCTGGAGCGCGAGAACCGCGAACTCAAGCAGGCGAATGAGATCCTGCGGAAGGCGTCGGCGTATTTTGCTCAGGCGGAGCTCGACCGCCGATCCAAGTCATGATCGCTTTCATTGAAGAGCACCGGGAAGTCATCGGGGCTTTGCCGATGGAACGCCAATGGTCCGAGTGACATTGGCGAAGGCCGATCTGCAAATACCTGCCGATTGCCTCGTCGACATTCTACGATCATATGGCCAAACGGGCGAACGCTGATCTGCTTTCGGATCGTGCCAAGCGGGACAAGGCTTTGTAGCCCGAGATCGAACGCGTCTGGGAACAGAACTACAAGGTCTATGGCGTCCGCAAAGTCTGGCGCCAGATGCGGCGGGAAGGATTTGATGTGGCCCGATGCACGATAGCCCGGTTGATGAAGGATTTGGGCCTGCAGGGCGCCATTCGGGGCAAGCCGCATAAAACGACGATCCCTGACAAGAAGCAGCCGTGCCCGATGGACAAGGTAAACCGGCAATTCCGGGTGCCGGCACCGAACATGCTCTGGGTCAGTGACTTCACCTATGTCGCGACCTGGCAGGGATTTGTCTACGTGGCATTCGTCATCGACACATTTGCGCGCCGGATCGTTGGGTGGCGCGTCAGCCGCACGGCTCACACAGGCTTCGTTCTCGACGCTTTGGAACAGGCTGTTCATCAGCGGCAGCCTGGTGTGGGACTGATCCATCACTCAGACCGCGGATCGCAATACCTGGCGATAAAATACACCGAACGCTTGGCCGAGGCAGGGATCGAACCCTCGGTCGGCAGCGTCGGTGACAGCTATGAGTTCAAGCAGGGCCGCGCAGCGGATCAAATGATCTGGGGGATCATTTGAATGCGCAGAACGCTTTGGCCGAGACAATCAATGGTCTCTTCAAGGCGGAGGTCATCCACCGCCGTGGCCCGTGGCGCAGTCTGGACGCCGTGGAATACGCCACTCTGGAATGGGTCGACTGGTTCAACAACCGCCGCCTCCTCGAACCGATCGGAAACATCCCACCAGCGGAAGCAGAGGCAAACTTCTACGCAGCTCTGGAAACTAAGAGCATAGCCGCATAACTTAAACCAAACAGCCTCAGGCAAACCCGGTGCGGTTCAGGCCTCCTTGCCTCAAAGTTAGGGAGAAAAGCGTCTACAAATCTAGGGGCAACTCACTGCGACCATCTCCGATAAGCTCAATACCGCGCAGCTCTTCGCATATCAAACCTTGTGAATACTAACAAAACAGCACCTCGTCCGCATCGCTGTGAAGCTTGCGGGTGGCCAAGCGGCAGAGCGCATCCGCCATGGATGGTTTAACCTTCGAGAGATTGTCGAAGGCCAGAACATGCGCGCCCTAGGCCGCGATTACCAAATTCCGCTCGTTCCCGGAAAAGCTCCGCGGGGCCAATGTCGAGGGATCGACCAGCGCCCGCAGAACTTTCGAGGTGGTGCTTTTGGCGCTGCCCTGTTCGCCGGTCAGGATCAGAAGCGGGTACACCTTAGAAACGCTGCCAAGCTGTCCAGAAAACTGGGACCACTTCAATCCGCAGCTGGTGGGCGAGGTGTTGGAGAGGCTTCAGATGTTGGCAGAAGAGGGCATGACCATGATCCTCGTCACCCATGAAGTGAGCTTTGCCCGCGACGTCTTCGACCGGGTCGCGTTTTTCCACATAGGTGTCATGGCGGAAATCAACGTCCGGAAGCATCGGTTCGGCGATCCGTAACATGTTGAAACACAAAAGTTTCTCGCCAGCGTGCGCTGAGAGGTTTTACAACATGAAAAAGGCGCAGGAGTTCTCCTCCCACGCCTTTGTTCATGAATTTTCTCGAGGCTTAAAGCGCCGCGAGGCCCTTGGTTTCGAACAGATCGAGCTGTGCAAGCTCGGCTTCGCTGAGTGTGATCCCTTGGCTCAAAGACTCCTCGCGCGCCTTGAACCGGCGTTGCGACGGAAGCCGCGCGCCCTGTCCGGCAATCGCGGTCAAAAGTCGTTCGCCCTCGGCCAGCGGATCGCGGCCGCTGCGGGCGGAGAAGGTCTCTGGATCGAGCGCCAGGATCAGCGCGCCGTGACGGGGCAAAAGATGCGTGCCGCCCGAAAATTCCAACGCTTCCTGGCTCATGAACTCGCCCAGAAGCGCGCCCGCGAGCAATTCGACCATGGTGGAAATCGCCGAGCCTTTGTGCCCGCCAAAGGGCAACATCGCCCCCGCAAGCGCCGCATCCGGGTCAGTCGTCGGATTGCCGTCGCGGTCGATGGCCCAGCCTTCGGGGATCGGCGTGCCTGCGCGGCGGTGCAGTTCGATCTCGCCCCGTGCGGCCACCGAAGTGGCGAAATCGAAGACATAAGGCGGACTGTCAGGACGCGGCCAGCCAAAGGCAAAGGGGTTGGTGCCCAACAAAGGTTCGGAGCCGCCCGTGGGGGCGACCGCGGCGTAGCTTGGGCACATGGAGAGCCCGGCGAGG includes:
- a CDS encoding Ldh family oxidoreductase → MSTPSPISVEALHQRVKSIFLSCGLTPQNAEAVTDVIVAGERDQCKSHGIYRIEGCLRVIKEGMVKPDAIPDIVDTGKAVIEVDANAGFSNPAFFAAKDTLVARAKETGLAALVIRDCLHFSALWHDVEALAKEGLAGLSMCPSYAAVAPTGGSEPLLGTNPFAFGWPRPDSPPYVFDFATSVAARGEIELHRRAGTPIPEGWAIDRDGNPTTDPDAALAGAMLPFGGHKGSAISTMVELLAGALLGEFMSQEALEFSGGTHLLPRHGALILALDPETFSARSGRDPLAEGERLLTAIAGQGARLPSQRRFKAREESLSQGITLSEAELAQLDLFETKGLAAL